In Deinococcus terrestris, one DNA window encodes the following:
- a CDS encoding SDR family NAD(P)-dependent oxidoreductase — MSLPAAPAPLPPDLPVLSGQVVAVTGADQGYGRAVSARLARAGASVILIGGNSESLAAAASSLELAGGTAIPLKADVGVPLDWLSAQNRILEIFGALHGIVHLADKRAHSDFTLLSEGEWMDLFNCNVKSSVAIAQIVRRRLSGTWLTIVGPHLDEQGLHVYPQRGAIRGLVEHAHLEDLRVNLVLPSRASGGDEALDRPLGDAVLALAAPSLAHLRGVVLEVPLPPLPRVRPTEAEALLR; from the coding sequence ATGAGTCTTCCCGCTGCCCCGGCCCCCCTTCCGCCTGACCTTCCTGTTCTCTCCGGGCAGGTCGTGGCGGTCACGGGGGCCGACCAGGGCTACGGGCGGGCGGTGAGTGCGCGGCTGGCGCGGGCGGGGGCCAGCGTGATCCTGATCGGGGGAAACTCCGAGTCGCTCGCCGCCGCCGCGAGCAGCCTGGAACTCGCGGGGGGCACCGCGATTCCCCTTAAGGCCGACGTGGGGGTGCCGCTGGACTGGCTGAGCGCCCAGAACCGCATCCTCGAAATCTTCGGGGCGCTGCACGGCATCGTGCATCTGGCCGACAAGCGGGCGCACAGCGACTTCACCCTGCTCAGTGAGGGCGAGTGGATGGACCTGTTCAACTGCAACGTCAAGAGCAGCGTCGCCATCGCGCAGATCGTCCGGCGCCGCCTCAGCGGGACGTGGCTGACCATCGTGGGACCGCACCTCGACGAGCAGGGCCTGCACGTCTACCCCCAGCGCGGGGCGATTCGCGGCCTGGTCGAACACGCCCACCTGGAGGACCTGCGGGTCAACCTCGTGCTGCCGTCGCGGGCCAGCGGTGGGGACGAGGCGCTCGACCGGCCCCTGGGAGACGCGGTGCTCGCGCTGGCCGCCCCCTCGCTCGCGCACCTGCGTGGGGTGGTGCTGGAGGTGCCGCTGCCGCCGCTGCCCAGGGTGCGCCCGACCGAGGCCGAGGCCCTGCTCCGGTGA
- a CDS encoding branched-chain amino acid ABC transporter permease encodes MNTQLLLIQVFNGLVNGAFYALLSLGLAVIFGMLRIVNFMHGALYMLGAFTAFALGQAFGLGFWPSLILAPLIVAGIGMVLERGLLSRLYGLEPSYNLLLTFGLTLLTQDLVKQVMLSQYAVSSAPYTPPPVLSGVVNLGFVVFPKYRLFVIGLSLLICLITWFVIEKTRVGAIIRASTENPGVTRAFGIDVSKWVTGVFGVGVGLAGLAGVLAAPIYSVEPYMGAELIITTFAVVVIGGMGSILGSVITGFAVGVLAAVGAAIYPPIANTLVFILMALVLLVRPSGLFGLPEGAR; translated from the coding sequence ATGAACACACAACTTCTGCTGATTCAGGTGTTCAACGGGCTGGTGAACGGCGCCTTTTACGCGTTGCTGTCCCTCGGCCTCGCGGTGATCTTCGGGATGCTGCGGATCGTGAACTTCATGCACGGGGCGCTGTACATGCTAGGGGCGTTCACGGCCTTCGCGCTGGGGCAGGCGTTCGGGCTGGGGTTCTGGCCCTCGCTGATCCTGGCCCCGCTGATCGTGGCCGGGATTGGCATGGTCTTGGAACGGGGGCTGCTCTCGCGGCTGTACGGGCTGGAGCCGAGCTACAACCTGCTGCTGACCTTCGGGCTGACGCTGCTGACCCAGGACCTCGTGAAACAGGTCATGCTCTCGCAGTACGCGGTGTCCAGCGCCCCCTACACGCCGCCCCCGGTGCTGTCGGGGGTAGTGAACCTCGGCTTCGTGGTCTTTCCCAAATACCGCCTGTTCGTGATCGGCCTGAGTCTTTTGATCTGCCTGATCACGTGGTTCGTGATCGAGAAGACGCGGGTGGGGGCCATCATCCGGGCGAGCACCGAGAACCCCGGCGTGACGCGGGCCTTCGGCATCGACGTGAGCAAGTGGGTCACGGGCGTGTTCGGGGTGGGCGTGGGCCTCGCGGGGCTGGCGGGCGTGCTGGCCGCGCCCATCTACTCGGTCGAGCCGTACATGGGCGCTGAACTGATTATTACGACCTTCGCGGTGGTGGTGATCGGCGGGATGGGCAGCATTCTGGGTAGCGTGATCACGGGCTTTGCAGTCGGGGTGCTCGCGGCGGTCGGGGCGGCGATCTACCCGCCCATCGCCAACACCCTCGTCTTCATCCTGATGGCGCTGGTGCTGCTGGTGCGGCCCAGCGGGCTGTTCGGGCTGCCGGAGGGGGCACGATGA
- a CDS encoding thiolase family protein, protein MSEAVILEAVRTPYARRGGAYRDTRPDALLAHTLRGLVERAGLDPARVEDVVTGAVTQTGEQGANIGRLAVLLAGFPAEVPAVSLNRMCGSGQQAVHFAAQGVQSGDQTYAVGCGVESMTRTPMFSDIGGGFENLNPELLGKVALIHQGESAERIAERWGLTRADLDAYSAESHRRAAASRARHAELLPAPGQDAGGEALTLTHDEGVRDAISPEKMAALKPVFRADGVVTAANASQISDGAAAVLVGDREAALAHGLRPRARFRARVAVGDDPVLQLMGVIPATRKALERSGLTLADLDWIEINEAFASVVLGWARELSADLDRVNPWGGAIAHGHPLGASGAGLTAKMLAGLEATGGTLGLQVMCIGHGMATATVIERV, encoded by the coding sequence ATGAGCGAAGCCGTGATTCTGGAAGCTGTCCGCACCCCCTACGCCCGGCGCGGGGGGGCGTACCGCGATACCCGCCCCGACGCCCTGCTGGCCCACACCCTGCGGGGACTGGTGGAGCGGGCGGGCCTCGACCCGGCGAGGGTGGAGGACGTGGTCACCGGGGCCGTCACCCAGACAGGCGAGCAGGGGGCCAATATCGGGCGGCTGGCCGTACTGCTCGCGGGGTTTCCCGCCGAGGTGCCCGCCGTGAGCCTCAACCGCATGTGCGGCAGCGGGCAGCAGGCGGTGCATTTCGCGGCGCAGGGGGTGCAGTCGGGCGACCAGACCTACGCGGTGGGCTGCGGGGTGGAATCCATGACCCGCACCCCGATGTTCAGCGACATCGGCGGGGGCTTCGAGAACCTCAACCCCGAGCTGCTGGGCAAGGTGGCCCTGATTCACCAGGGCGAGAGCGCCGAGCGCATCGCCGAGCGCTGGGGGCTGACCCGCGCCGACCTCGACGCCTACTCGGCCGAGAGCCACCGCCGCGCCGCTGCCAGCCGCGCCCGGCACGCCGAGCTGCTGCCCGCGCCGGGGCAGGACGCGGGCGGCGAGGCCCTGACCCTGACCCACGACGAGGGGGTGCGTGACGCCATCTCGCCCGAAAAGATGGCCGCCCTCAAGCCCGTCTTCCGGGCGGACGGGGTGGTCACGGCGGCCAATGCCAGCCAGATCAGCGACGGGGCGGCGGCGGTGCTGGTGGGCGACCGGGAGGCGGCCCTGGCCCACGGCCTGCGCCCGCGTGCCCGCTTCCGGGCGCGGGTGGCGGTGGGCGACGACCCTGTCCTGCAACTGATGGGCGTGATTCCGGCGACCCGCAAGGCGCTGGAGAGGAGCGGCCTGACCCTCGCCGACCTCGACTGGATCGAGATCAACGAGGCCTTCGCGTCGGTGGTGCTGGGCTGGGCGCGGGAACTCAGCGCCGACCTCGACCGGGTCAACCCCTGGGGCGGGGCCATCGCGCACGGGCACCCGCTGGGCGCGAGCGGCGCGGGCCTGACCGCCAAGATGCTCGCCGGACTGGAGGCGACCGGGGGCACCCTGGGGTTGCAGGTCATGTGCATCGGGCACGGGATGGCGACCGCGACGGTGATCGAGCGGGTGTAG
- a CDS encoding ABC transporter ATP-binding protein gives MTVADAVSPTPGPPLSTALEARRLVKDFRGFRATNEVDLQIREGEIHAIIGPNGAGKTTLFNLLSGFLRPTSGEVLLFGERIDTLAPHAIVRRGLSRSFQISSVFPTMTVRENVLVALGSPTPLPGQFWTPLSRLEALGPRADEILDRVGLGAAHARLAADLSHGEKRQLEIGISLTQEPRVLLLDEPTSGMGSEGIARVIALVREVARGRTVVLVEHNMSVVAELADRITVLQYGQVIASGRYDDVRRDPRVIEAYLGEEAHA, from the coding sequence ATGACGGTGGCCGACGCCGTTTCGCCTACCCCCGGTCCCCCCCTGAGCACCGCCCTCGAAGCGCGGCGGCTGGTCAAGGATTTCCGGGGATTTCGGGCCACCAACGAGGTCGACCTCCAGATCCGGGAGGGCGAGATCCACGCGATCATCGGTCCGAACGGGGCGGGCAAGACCACGCTGTTCAACCTGCTCTCGGGCTTTCTGCGGCCCACGAGCGGGGAGGTCCTTCTCTTTGGGGAGCGCATCGACACGCTGGCGCCCCACGCGATCGTGCGGCGGGGGCTGTCGCGCTCGTTTCAGATCAGCTCGGTCTTTCCCACGATGACCGTGCGGGAGAACGTGCTGGTCGCCCTGGGGTCGCCCACGCCGCTGCCGGGACAGTTCTGGACTCCGCTCTCACGGCTGGAGGCCCTCGGTCCCCGCGCCGACGAGATTCTGGACCGGGTGGGGCTGGGCGCGGCGCACGCCCGGCTCGCGGCCGACCTCAGCCACGGCGAGAAACGGCAACTGGAAATCGGTATCTCGCTGACTCAGGAACCGCGCGTGTTGCTGCTCGACGAACCGACCTCCGGCATGGGGTCGGAGGGAATCGCCCGCGTGATCGCCCTCGTGCGCGAGGTCGCGCGGGGCCGCACGGTGGTCCTCGTCGAGCACAACATGAGCGTGGTCGCCGAACTCGCCGACCGCATCACCGTGCTGCAATACGGCCAGGTGATCGCCAGCGGGCGCTACGACGACGTGCGGCGCGACCCCCGCGTGATCGAGGCCTACCTGGGCGAGGAGGCGCACGCGTGA
- a CDS encoding GNAT family N-acetyltransferase has product MPFTVASGSLPSLPELLSLYGSVGWTSYTRDPQALARAVGQSGFVWTARDEAGALIGLARGVTDDVSLLYVQDLLVRPEWRRQGVGRALMGAVLERYAHVMQMVLLTDDRPEQLAFNRSLGFHNTRDLVNTPTNAFYRTTHAKLS; this is encoded by the coding sequence GTGCCGTTCACTGTCGCTTCCGGCTCGCTACCCAGCCTCCCCGAACTCCTGAGCCTCTACGGCTCGGTGGGCTGGACAAGCTACACCCGCGACCCGCAGGCGCTGGCCCGCGCCGTGGGGCAGTCCGGCTTCGTCTGGACCGCGCGGGACGAGGCCGGTGCCCTGATCGGTCTGGCACGCGGCGTCACCGACGACGTGAGCCTCCTGTACGTGCAGGACCTCCTCGTCCGCCCGGAGTGGCGGCGTCAGGGCGTGGGCCGGGCCTTGATGGGGGCCGTGCTGGAGAGGTACGCCCACGTCATGCAGATGGTGCTGCTCACGGACGACCGACCGGAGCAGCTCGCCTTTAACCGCTCGCTGGGCTTTCACAACACCCGCGACCTTGTGAACACTCCGACCAACGCCTTTTACCGGACCACCCACGCGAAGCTGTCCTAG
- a CDS encoding 3-hydroxyacyl-CoA dehydrogenase codes for MNLQGKTVLITGAASGLGAGTARMVAEAGGYPVLLDLNAEAGEAIAGDLGGLFMRADVTQEADVQAAIAAARERFGGLHGAVNCAGIAPAATTAGKKGPHPLDLFERVIRVNLIGTFNVARLAAQAMLDNDPGPDGERGVIVNTASVAAFEGQIGQAAYAASKAGVAGLTLPLARDLARSGIRAVTVAPGLFETPMLAGLPEEVQASLGAQVPFPSRLGRADEYAALVRHIFENPMLNGETIRLDGAIRMGPR; via the coding sequence ATGAACCTGCAAGGCAAGACGGTCCTGATCACGGGTGCGGCCTCCGGGCTGGGCGCGGGCACGGCGCGGATGGTGGCGGAAGCGGGCGGGTACCCGGTCCTGCTCGACCTGAACGCGGAGGCGGGCGAGGCCATCGCCGGAGACCTCGGCGGCCTCTTCATGCGGGCGGACGTGACCCAGGAGGCGGACGTTCAGGCGGCGATCGCGGCGGCGCGGGAGCGCTTCGGCGGGCTGCACGGCGCGGTGAACTGCGCGGGCATCGCCCCGGCCGCGACCACGGCGGGCAAGAAGGGGCCGCATCCCCTCGACCTCTTCGAACGGGTGATCCGGGTCAACCTGATCGGCACCTTCAACGTGGCGCGGCTCGCGGCGCAGGCGATGCTGGACAACGACCCCGGACCGGACGGGGAACGCGGCGTGATCGTGAACACGGCGTCGGTCGCTGCCTTCGAGGGGCAGATCGGGCAGGCCGCCTACGCCGCGAGCAAAGCGGGCGTCGCGGGGCTGACCCTGCCGCTGGCCCGCGACCTCGCCCGCTCGGGCATCCGGGCCGTCACGGTGGCCCCCGGCCTCTTCGAGACGCCCATGCTGGCCGGACTCCCGGAGGAGGTGCAGGCCTCGCTGGGAGCGCAGGTGCCCTTTCCCTCCCGGTTGGGCCGCGCCGACGAGTACGCCGCGCTGGTGCGCCACATCTTCGAGAACCCCATGCTCAACGGCGAGACGATCCGGCTGGACGGCGCCATTCGCATGGGGCCGCGGTGA
- a CDS encoding ABC transporter ATP-binding protein: MTAPAPIPAPVPTLGGPLLDVRDLNAYYGQSHVLHGVNLHVNPGEVVSLIGRNGAGKTTTLKSIMGVLRSRTGQIRFEGQDLTRLPSNRIAARGLSWVPEERAILSSLTVRENLELPPARPGGWSLERAYQTFPVLRERGHHPGSKLSGGEQQMLAIVRVLRSGPKLLLLDEPSEGLAPVIVQAIGDMLQELRRDGLSVILVEQNLKFATRLADRHYVLVDGEVVDEVARHEVEDRRADLLRYLSV; this comes from the coding sequence GTGACCGCCCCCGCGCCCATCCCCGCCCCGGTGCCCACCCTGGGGGGACCGCTGCTCGACGTCCGCGACCTGAACGCCTACTACGGTCAGAGCCATGTCTTGCACGGGGTCAACCTGCACGTGAACCCCGGCGAGGTGGTCAGCCTGATCGGGCGCAACGGGGCGGGCAAGACCACCACCCTCAAGTCCATCATGGGGGTGCTCAGAAGCCGCACCGGGCAGATTCGCTTCGAGGGGCAGGACCTGACCCGGCTGCCCAGCAACCGCATCGCCGCGCGGGGCCTGTCCTGGGTGCCCGAGGAACGGGCCATCCTGTCGAGCCTGACCGTGCGTGAGAACCTCGAACTGCCCCCCGCCCGGCCCGGCGGCTGGAGCCTGGAGCGGGCGTATCAGACCTTTCCGGTGCTGCGCGAGCGCGGCCACCACCCCGGTTCCAAGCTCTCGGGCGGCGAACAGCAGATGCTCGCCATCGTGCGGGTGCTGCGCAGCGGCCCGAAGCTGCTGCTGCTCGACGAACCCAGCGAGGGCCTCGCGCCCGTCATCGTGCAGGCCATCGGCGACATGCTTCAGGAACTGCGCCGCGACGGCCTGAGCGTGATTCTGGTCGAACAGAACCTCAAGTTCGCCACCCGTCTGGCCGACCGCCACTACGTGCTCGTCGACGGCGAGGTCGTGGACGAGGTCGCCCGGCACGAGGTCGAAGACCGCCGGGCCGACCTGCTGCGGTACCTCAGCGTCTGA
- a CDS encoding ABC transporter substrate-binding protein, whose protein sequence is MQKKLLTALVSTAALASLTGALAQSVRLTDNVVRVGVLTDLSGVYSELSGQGSVRAAQLAAQDFMAANPSFRNKVQVVGVDHQNKADVASNKAAEMIDRQNVDMLVDLPTSSAALAASEVASKKKIPVMVVTGGTTALTNEKCNKYTFHYAYDNYMLANGTGAAVTKRGGNSWYIIYPNYAFGQDLNRQMTAAIRDNKGRVVTNSDATPFPNTDFSSYLLKAQSLKPKVFGTMQAGADLVNVVKQYNEFGLRQQGIGLGIGLLFETDVAALGQDAFAGALATVPWYWNLDQRARTWAAKFEKSFGKKPTWAQAGVYSATMTYLNAVARAKSDGGDAVVKALEGHRFSDFFARSAYIRPQDHRVILDVYTVQVKPRSQAKETGDIFTKVATIPAARAFQPLAESKCKF, encoded by the coding sequence ATGCAGAAGAAACTCCTGACCGCCCTCGTCTCCACCGCCGCCCTCGCCAGCCTGACGGGTGCGCTCGCGCAAAGCGTGCGCCTGACCGACAACGTGGTGCGGGTGGGCGTGCTGACCGACCTGTCCGGCGTGTATTCCGAACTCTCCGGGCAGGGCAGCGTGCGGGCCGCGCAGCTCGCCGCGCAGGACTTCATGGCGGCCAACCCCAGCTTCCGGAACAAGGTGCAGGTCGTCGGCGTGGACCACCAGAACAAGGCGGACGTGGCGAGCAACAAGGCCGCCGAGATGATCGACCGCCAGAACGTGGACATGCTCGTCGACCTGCCCACGAGCAGCGCGGCCCTCGCCGCCTCCGAGGTCGCCAGCAAGAAGAAGATTCCGGTGATGGTCGTGACGGGCGGCACCACCGCGCTGACCAACGAGAAGTGCAACAAGTACACCTTCCACTACGCCTACGACAACTACATGCTCGCCAACGGCACGGGCGCGGCGGTGACCAAGCGCGGCGGGAACTCGTGGTACATCATCTACCCCAACTACGCGTTCGGGCAGGACCTCAACCGCCAGATGACGGCGGCCATCCGCGACAACAAGGGCCGGGTCGTGACCAACAGCGACGCCACGCCCTTTCCCAACACCGACTTTTCCAGCTACCTGCTCAAGGCGCAGAGCCTCAAACCCAAGGTGTTCGGCACCATGCAGGCGGGCGCCGACCTCGTGAACGTGGTCAAGCAGTACAACGAGTTCGGTTTGAGGCAGCAGGGCATCGGGCTGGGCATCGGCCTGCTGTTCGAAACCGACGTGGCCGCGCTGGGCCAAGACGCTTTCGCGGGCGCCCTCGCCACCGTGCCGTGGTACTGGAACCTCGACCAGCGGGCACGGACCTGGGCCGCCAAGTTCGAGAAGTCCTTCGGCAAGAAGCCCACCTGGGCGCAGGCCGGGGTGTACTCGGCCACCATGACCTACCTGAACGCCGTGGCCCGCGCCAAGTCGGACGGCGGCGACGCGGTCGTCAAGGCGCTCGAAGGCCACCGCTTCAGCGACTTCTTTGCCCGCAGCGCCTACATCCGCCCGCAGGACCACCGCGTGATCCTCGACGTGTACACCGTGCAGGTCAAGCCGCGCTCGCAGGCGAAGGAAACCGGCGACATCTTCACCAAGGTCGCCACCATTCCCGCCGCGCGGGCGTTCCAGCCGCTGGCCGAAAGCAAGTGCAAGTTCTGA
- the nrdR gene encoding transcriptional regulator NrdR, with the protein MRCPYCSAPDSRVVNSRPSDDGASIRRRRECLRCARRFTTYERAQLEPLMVVKRGGLREAFNPDKLLRGLTLATEKRPVDPERLRAFAYGFEDEVGVPEIASGEIGKRAMAFLRPLDDVAYIRFASVYRDFDSLERFIEEIRGLKEGEEG; encoded by the coding sequence GTGAGGTGCCCCTACTGCTCGGCCCCCGACTCGCGGGTGGTCAACTCGCGCCCCAGCGATGACGGCGCTTCCATCCGCCGCCGCCGCGAGTGCCTGCGCTGTGCGCGGCGCTTCACGACCTACGAGCGGGCGCAGCTTGAACCGCTGATGGTGGTCAAGCGCGGCGGCCTGCGCGAGGCCTTCAACCCCGACAAGCTGCTGCGCGGCCTGACCCTCGCCACCGAGAAACGCCCGGTGGACCCCGAACGGCTTCGCGCTTTCGCCTACGGCTTCGAGGACGAGGTGGGCGTGCCGGAAATCGCCAGCGGCGAGATCGGCAAGCGGGCGATGGCCTTCCTGCGCCCGCTGGACGACGTGGCCTATATCCGCTTTGCCAGCGTGTACCGCGACTTTGACAGCCTGGAGAGATTCATTGAGGAGATTCGCGGACTGAAAGAAGGGGAGGAGGGCTAG
- a CDS encoding branched-chain amino acid ABC transporter permease yields the protein MTVLPRTAARTDRERMTRAAWLVALGVLLLVLPRLIYPVLALDILAWGLFAVAFDLLFGFSGLLSFGHAAFWGSSAYVTAYLLGQGQSVPVAMLGGTLSALALAVPIAFLSVRSAGIYFSMITLAFAQMLSFLALQWTDVTGGENGLQGFERPGFLGLDFSDSVTRYYFCLAVFAVGFYIAYRTVRSPFGQAQQAVRDNEQRAQSIGYNPARFKFTAFLISAALAGLAGSMYAFGHGVVSLEVVNWRTSGEVVMMTLLGGTTTLFGPVIGAGIVLLLRDVLTTANLPVGIVTGLVFVLVVLFFRRGVVGTLQHWMRKR from the coding sequence ATGACGGTCCTGCCGAGAACCGCCGCCCGCACCGACCGCGAGCGGATGACCCGCGCCGCGTGGTTGGTGGCGCTGGGGGTATTGCTGCTGGTGCTCCCGAGATTGATCTACCCGGTGCTCGCGCTGGACATCCTGGCCTGGGGCCTCTTCGCGGTGGCCTTTGACCTGCTGTTCGGCTTTTCCGGGCTGCTGAGCTTCGGGCACGCGGCCTTCTGGGGCAGCAGCGCCTATGTCACGGCGTACCTGCTGGGGCAGGGGCAGAGCGTGCCCGTCGCCATGCTGGGGGGCACCCTCTCGGCGCTGGCGCTGGCGGTGCCTATCGCCTTTCTGAGTGTTCGCAGCGCGGGCATCTATTTTTCGATGATCACGCTGGCTTTCGCGCAGATGCTCTCCTTTCTGGCGCTGCAATGGACCGACGTGACCGGCGGCGAAAACGGGCTTCAGGGCTTCGAGCGCCCCGGCTTCCTGGGGCTGGATTTCAGCGACTCGGTGACCCGGTACTACTTCTGCCTCGCGGTGTTCGCGGTGGGTTTCTACATCGCCTACCGCACGGTCCGCAGCCCCTTCGGGCAGGCGCAGCAGGCCGTGCGCGACAATGAGCAAAGGGCGCAGAGCATCGGCTACAACCCGGCCCGGTTCAAGTTCACGGCCTTTCTGATCAGCGCGGCCCTGGCGGGGCTGGCGGGCAGCATGTATGCCTTCGGGCACGGGGTGGTCAGCCTGGAGGTCGTCAACTGGCGCACCTCCGGCGAGGTCGTGATGATGACCCTGCTGGGCGGCACGACCACCCTGTTCGGCCCGGTCATCGGCGCGGGGATCGTGCTGCTGCTGCGCGACGTGCTGACGACGGCGAACCTCCCGGTGGGCATCGTGACGGGGCTGGTCTTCGTGCTGGTGGTGCTGTTCTTCCGCCGGGGCGTGGTGGGCACCCTGCAACACTGGATGCGCAAACGCTGA